In a genomic window of Buteo buteo chromosome 29, bButBut1.hap1.1, whole genome shotgun sequence:
- the RBM14 gene encoding RNA-binding protein 14 isoform X1 — MRPGIKLFVGNVPEEATAEELSELFAGAAGPVLGIALMKQFAFVHLRDEAAAARAITQLNGHQLHGRRIVVEPSRPRPTNTCKIFVGNVSAACTSGELRSLFQQYGTVVECDVVKDYAFVHMENEADAKVAIENLNGKEVKGRRVNVELSTNVQKKGAGQALPPALGLDKNKRIGLEYREKFQPKIEGFDQQRRAADAAFPSAATAGYTAASSLYDYQQRFGTGGAGKYEAFEAQARPASPSYFGRDRSPLRRSPTRAGYAAVTLPMTAQPAAYRAQPSASLGATYRAQPSASLGVAYRPQPTTGQAASYRAQPSASLGSAYRSQPSVSLGASGAQPAANSLGSYGAQAAASYGAQPAASQLSGYGVQSAALASSYGAQAASGYSASYSAQAAAAAYGAQAAAGPAASYGAQAVATHVASYGAQAAAGHAASYGAQPVDGHAASYGAQPGAALSASYGAQAVAAHATSYGAQAVAGHTAAAYQPVAGHSASYGAQPAAALSASYGAQPAAGHSASYGAQPAANLPASYGSQSAAAALSATYGAQAASSLAASYGSQAAAASYKAQASAPLTAAYRAQASSSMAASYPAQQASSASLAAAYRAQPGSAYDGPSQLGQQAASYLGLSQAAAVAPPYERTRLSPPRSAAYDDPYKKSSALAKRYGSERRLSDLSDYRRLADSPLAYRRSPTKSPMDYRRLPEAHADYARYSGSYGDYLPATRVHSGYQRRL, encoded by the exons ATGCGTCCCGGCATAAAGCTCTTCGTGGGCAACGTCCCCGAGGAGGCGACGGCGGAGGAGCTGAGCGAGCTGTTcgccggcgccgccgggcccgTGCTCGGCATCGCCCTCATGAAACAGTTCGCTTTCGTGCACCTCCGGGatgaggcggcggcggcccgcgCCATCACCCAGCTCAACGGCCACCAGCTGCACGGTCGCCGCATCGTGGTCGAGCCCTCCCGGCCTCGGCCCACCAACACCTGCAAGATCTTCGTCGGTAACGTCTCGGCCGCCTGCACCAGCGGCGAGCTGCGCTCGCTCTTCCAGCAGTACGGCACCGTCGTCGAATGCGACGTGGTGAAAG ACTATGCATTTGTTCACATGGAGAACGAAGCAGATGCAAAGGTTGCCATCGAAAACCTTAACGGGAAGGAGGTGAAGGGGCGCAGAGTGAACGTGGAGCTCTCCACCAACGTCCAGAAGAAGGGTGCGGGCCAGGCCTTGCCGCCCGCCCTCGGCCTCGACAAGAACAAGAGGATCGGCCTGGAGTACCGCGAGAAGTTCCAGCCCAAGATCGAGGGCTTTGACCAGCAGCGCCGGGCGGCGGACGCTGCCTTCCCCTCGGCCGCCACTGCCGGCTACACCGCCGCCTCCTCCCTGTACGATTACCAGCAGCGCTTCGGCACCGGCGGCGCCGGCAAGTACGAGGCTTTTGAGGCACAGGCCAGGCCGGCCTCCCCCTCCTACTTCGGGAGGGACCGCAGCCCCCTCCGGCGCTCCCCCACCCGGGCCGGCTACGCGGCGGTGACGCTCCCCATGACGGCACAGCCGGCCGCCTACCGCGCCCAGCCCTCCGCCTCGCTGGGGGCCACCTACCGTGCCCAGCCCTCCGCCTCCCTCGGCGTGGCCTACCGCCCGCAGCCCACCACCGGCCAGGCCGCCTCTTACCGCGCCCAGCCCTCCGCCTCGCTGGGCAGCGCCTACCGCTCCCAGCCCTCCGTCTCCCTCGGCGCCTCCGGCGCGCAGCCCGCCGCCAACTCCCTCGGCTCCTACGGCGCCCAGGCCGCCGCCTCCTACGGCGCGCAGCCCGCCGCCTCCCAGCTCTCCGGCTACGGTGTCCAGTCTGCCGCCCTGGCCTCCTCCTACGGGGCGCAGGCCGCCTCCGGCTACTCCGCCTCCTACAGCGCCCAGGCCGCCGCTGCCGCCTATGGTGCCCAGGCCGCCGCCGGCCCTGCCGCCTCCTACGGCGCCCAGGCTGTGGCCACGCACGTGGCCTCCTACGGCGCCCAGGCTGCCGCCGGTCACGCCGCCTCCTATGGCGCCCAGCCTGTAGACGGTCACGCCGCCTCCTACGGCGCCCAGCCCGGTGCCGCGCTCTCAGCCTCCTACGGCGCCCAGGCCGTGGCCGCGCACGCCACCTCCTACGGTGCCCAGGCGGTGGCCGGTCACACCGCCGCCGCCTACCAGCCCGTGGCCGGTCACTCGGCCTCCTACGGCGCCCAGCCGGCGGCCGCGCTCTCTGCCTCCTATGGGGCCcagcccgccgccggccactCCGCCTCCTACGGCGCCCAGCCTGCCGCCAACCTGCCCGCCTCCTACGGCAGCCagtccgccgccgccgcgctctcCGCCACCTACGGCGCCCAGGCGGCCTCCTCGCTGGCCGCCTCCTACGGCAGccaggccgccgccgcctcctaCAAGGCGCAGGCCTCCGCCCCGCTGACGGCTGCCTACCGGGCCCAGGCCTCCAGCTCGATGGCGGCGTCCTACCCGGCGCAGCAGGCCTCCTCCGCGTCGCTGGCGGCCGCCTACCGAGCCCAGCCGGGCAGCGCCTACGACGGGCCGAgccagctggggcagcaggcGGCTTCCTACCTGGGCCTGTCGCAGGCCGCCGCTGTCGCACCGCCCTACGAGCGCACCCGCCTCTCCCCGCCTCGCAGCGCCGCCTACGACGACCCGTACAAAAAATCATCCGCTCTGGCAAAAAG GTACGGTTCCGAGCGCCGTCTGTCTGACCTCTCAGATTACCGCCGCTTAGCGGACTCGCCGCTCGCGTACCGCCGGTCGCCGACAAAGTCCCCGATGGATTACCGCCGCCTTCCAGAAGCGCACGCCGATTACGCCCGTTACTCGGGCAGCTACGGCGATTACCTGCCCGCCACCCGTGTCCACTCGGGCTACCAGCGCCGCCTCTGA
- the CCS gene encoding copper chaperone for superoxide dismutase has product MSAPGPSGSSCRLEFAVQMRCQGCADAVRSVLREAPDVQLLELQLEAQTVLVETTAAAERVRELLEKSGRRAVLKGMGGSDDANLGAAVAALSGPGAVRGLVRFLQISPTRCLVDGAIDGLPPGPHGIHVHEFGDLSRPCDSCGGHFNPDGECHGGPQDQHRHVGDLGNIWADAEGKASFRMEDLRLKVWDIIGRSVVVDAGEDDLGRGSHPLSRVTGNSGPGLACGVVARAAGLFQNPKRVCSCDGVTLWEERDRTTAAPGPAAASSPTAAPAPHL; this is encoded by the exons ATGTCGGCGCCGGGGCCGAGCGGGAGCAGCTGCCGG ctggagTTCGCGGTGCAGATGCGGTGCCAGGGCTGCGCAGACGCCGTGCGGTCGGTGCTGCGGGAAGCCCCAG atgtgcagctgctggagctgcagctggaggcgCAGACGGTGCTGGTGGAGACGACGGCGGCGGCCGAGCGGGTGcgggagctgctggagaagtcGGGGCGCCGGGCGGTGCTGAAGGGGATGGGGGGCTCCGATGATG CGAACCTAGGGGCGGCAGTGGCGGCGCTTTCCGGCCCCGGCGCGGTGCGGGGCCTGGTGCGGTTCCTGCAGATCTCGCCGACGCGGTGCCTGGTGGACGGCGCCATCGATGGGCTCCCGCCGGGTCCCCACGGGATCCACGTCCATGAATTCGGGGACCTCTCGCGCCCCTGTGACAG CTGTGGGGGCCACTTCAACCCCGACGGCGAGTGCCACGGGGGACCCCAGGACCAGCACCGG CACGTCGGGGACCTGGGGAACATCTGGGCTGATGCCGAAGGCAAAGCCAGCTTCCGCATGGAGGACTTGCGCCTGAAG GTCTGGGACATCATCGGGCGCTCAGTGGTGGTGGACGCGGGCGAGGACGACCTGGGCCGGGGCTCCCACCCGCTTTCCCGGGTGACGGGGAACTCGGGGCCGGG GCTGGCCTGCGGCGTGGTGGCCCGCGCGGCCGGGCTCTTCCAGAACCCCAAGCGGGTCTGCTCCTGCGACGGCGTGACCCTGTGGGAGGAGAGGGACCGGACCACGGCAGCCCCTGGCCCCGCTGCAGCTTCCAGCCCCacggcagccccggccccccacCTCTAG
- the RBM14 gene encoding RNA-binding protein 14 isoform X4: MRPGIKLFVGNVPEEATAEELSELFAGAAGPVLGIALMKQFAFVHLRDEAAAARAITQLNGHQLHGRRIVVEPSRPRPTNTCKIFVGNVSAACTSGELRSLFQQYGTVVECDVVKGRG, from the coding sequence ATGCGTCCCGGCATAAAGCTCTTCGTGGGCAACGTCCCCGAGGAGGCGACGGCGGAGGAGCTGAGCGAGCTGTTcgccggcgccgccgggcccgTGCTCGGCATCGCCCTCATGAAACAGTTCGCTTTCGTGCACCTCCGGGatgaggcggcggcggcccgcgCCATCACCCAGCTCAACGGCCACCAGCTGCACGGTCGCCGCATCGTGGTCGAGCCCTCCCGGCCTCGGCCCACCAACACCTGCAAGATCTTCGTCGGTAACGTCTCGGCCGCCTGCACCAGCGGCGAGCTGCGCTCGCTCTTCCAGCAGTACGGCACCGTCGTCGAATGCGACGTGGTGAAAG
- the RBM14 gene encoding RNA-binding protein 14 isoform X3, which translates to MRPGIKLFVGNVPEEATAEELSELFAGAAGPVLGIALMKQFAFVHLRDEAAAARAITQLNGHQLHGRRIVVEPSRPRPTNTCKIFVGNVSAACTSGELRSLFQQYGTVVECDVVKGTVPSAVCLTSQITAA; encoded by the exons ATGCGTCCCGGCATAAAGCTCTTCGTGGGCAACGTCCCCGAGGAGGCGACGGCGGAGGAGCTGAGCGAGCTGTTcgccggcgccgccgggcccgTGCTCGGCATCGCCCTCATGAAACAGTTCGCTTTCGTGCACCTCCGGGatgaggcggcggcggcccgcgCCATCACCCAGCTCAACGGCCACCAGCTGCACGGTCGCCGCATCGTGGTCGAGCCCTCCCGGCCTCGGCCCACCAACACCTGCAAGATCTTCGTCGGTAACGTCTCGGCCGCCTGCACCAGCGGCGAGCTGCGCTCGCTCTTCCAGCAGTACGGCACCGTCGTCGAATGCGACGTGGTGAAAG GTACGGTTCCGAGCGCCGTCTGTCTGACCTCTCAGATTACCGCCGCTTAG